A genomic segment from Microbacterium sp. SORGH_AS_0428 encodes:
- a CDS encoding GMC oxidoreductase: protein MDADVLIVGSGIMGAAVAAEVGRLRPGTRITIVEAGPAGEGTPARHLHDSADAGTRDAYHAHVAAGVQSMYVGAATAGTFDARSASAFGLYDFAALGHDATEMPAAASAWNVGGMGSHWTAACPTPWGREIPTAFASEWDADYARVRSILRIGSDRFGPTPAGTAVLEALARAFGDVSAPGRGPQIMPMGVFRADGAERRRTDPGVILPELDGSSETVTLLSGTLARRILLDGQRTRGLEVEDLSTGERRELRADYVVVAADALRSPQLLFASGVRPRALGRYLNEHAFITGRVFAEPHHLGIDEVPPLGEGEWMTDSLWLPHSDDAQPFHWQISVGPLFSEDLQDAVAMAVGISVYVPTEVRETSRIEFSDTETDALGMPRARIYYDYSDTDLALIERATREQRVAFEAVAGPDAIGNTLLLPPGSSLHYSGTVRMSEADDGTGVVDRDGAVWGTEGLFVAGNGVLPGAVAANITAAGTVTAVRAARAIVRRLED, encoded by the coding sequence GTGGACGCGGACGTACTCATCGTGGGCAGCGGCATCATGGGGGCTGCTGTGGCGGCCGAGGTGGGCCGCCTGCGCCCCGGGACGCGCATCACGATCGTCGAGGCCGGCCCGGCGGGAGAGGGTACCCCCGCACGTCATCTCCACGACTCCGCGGATGCGGGGACACGAGACGCCTATCACGCCCACGTCGCGGCGGGCGTACAGTCCATGTACGTCGGCGCCGCGACGGCGGGTACCTTCGATGCCCGCAGCGCATCCGCGTTCGGACTGTACGACTTCGCCGCGCTCGGACACGACGCGACCGAGATGCCCGCAGCCGCGAGCGCGTGGAACGTCGGCGGGATGGGATCGCACTGGACCGCTGCGTGCCCGACGCCGTGGGGTCGCGAGATCCCGACGGCGTTCGCATCCGAGTGGGATGCCGACTACGCGCGCGTGCGCAGCATCCTGCGGATCGGCTCCGACCGATTCGGCCCGACGCCCGCCGGCACCGCCGTCCTCGAAGCGCTGGCGCGGGCGTTCGGCGACGTCAGCGCCCCCGGACGCGGCCCGCAGATCATGCCCATGGGCGTCTTCCGCGCCGACGGGGCCGAGCGTCGGCGCACCGACCCCGGAGTCATCCTCCCGGAGCTCGACGGGTCGTCGGAGACGGTGACTCTGCTCTCGGGCACGCTCGCGCGGCGCATCCTTCTCGACGGACAGCGCACCCGAGGGCTCGAGGTCGAGGATCTGAGCACGGGCGAGCGCCGCGAGCTCCGCGCGGACTACGTCGTCGTCGCCGCGGACGCGCTGCGCAGTCCGCAACTCCTGTTCGCCTCCGGGGTGCGACCCCGCGCTCTCGGTCGCTATCTCAACGAACACGCGTTCATCACCGGGAGGGTCTTCGCCGAGCCGCACCATCTCGGCATCGACGAGGTGCCGCCGCTCGGCGAGGGTGAATGGATGACGGACTCGCTCTGGCTGCCGCACAGCGACGACGCGCAGCCTTTCCACTGGCAGATCAGTGTCGGACCGCTGTTCTCCGAAGACCTTCAGGATGCCGTGGCGATGGCCGTCGGCATCAGCGTCTACGTCCCCACCGAGGTCAGGGAGACGTCGCGCATCGAGTTCTCCGACACCGAGACGGATGCGCTCGGCATGCCGCGCGCCCGCATCTACTACGACTACAGCGACACCGACCTGGCCCTCATCGAACGCGCGACCCGCGAGCAGCGGGTGGCGTTCGAAGCGGTTGCGGGACCGGACGCCATCGGCAACACGCTGCTGCTGCCGCCCGGCTCATCACTGCACTACTCGGGGACCGTACGCATGAGCGAAGCGGATGACGGCACCGGTGTCGTGGACCGCGACGGCGCCGTGTGGGGAACCGAGGGCCTGTTCGTCGCCGGAAACGGCGTCCTGCCGGGGGCGGTCGCCGCCAACATCACGGCGGCAGGCACCGTCACGGCGGTGCGCGCGGCGCGCGCGATCGTGCGCCGACTCGAGGACTGA
- a CDS encoding sugar phosphate isomerase/epimerase: MTIRRSQVALNPIQWTNLPPDPAVPGSTGRWRYGEPSFVADYPEVLAAVAASGFDATMMEVLDTQTLQSYAAMIERAGLRVAPGYASIGLPEDEGLEITPGSAEWARWFNPVRRKAEESLYFGLDTVFLAPMVDYRLPRWSERAAVGYLADRDRLLRQTDMLAEAGRILRAEGVRAGLHNHVGTWIETEEEIETVLAEVDPEVLGASFDLGHLVWAGIDPVGMVARHRDRVIDLHIKDHSAALVAENRANPGPYERVASQPFFLEPGSGDIDIAGVLAQLGDDFDGWLVIEVDQLHGDPDASARRSRGWVEQTFAA, translated from the coding sequence ATGACGATCCGACGCTCACAGGTCGCCCTCAACCCCATCCAGTGGACCAACCTGCCGCCGGATCCCGCCGTCCCCGGAAGCACGGGGCGCTGGCGTTACGGTGAGCCGTCTTTCGTGGCCGACTACCCGGAGGTGCTCGCCGCCGTGGCCGCATCCGGATTCGACGCCACGATGATGGAGGTCTTGGACACGCAGACCCTGCAGAGCTACGCGGCGATGATCGAACGCGCGGGTCTGCGCGTCGCGCCGGGTTACGCCTCCATCGGGTTGCCGGAGGACGAGGGGCTGGAGATCACGCCCGGCAGCGCCGAGTGGGCGCGCTGGTTCAACCCCGTGCGCCGCAAGGCGGAGGAATCGCTGTACTTCGGTCTGGACACGGTCTTCCTCGCGCCGATGGTCGACTATCGGCTGCCGCGCTGGTCAGAGCGCGCGGCGGTCGGATACCTCGCCGACCGCGATCGCCTCCTGCGACAGACCGACATGCTGGCCGAGGCGGGGCGCATCCTGAGGGCGGAAGGCGTTCGTGCGGGGCTGCACAACCACGTCGGCACCTGGATCGAGACCGAGGAGGAGATCGAGACCGTGCTCGCCGAGGTCGACCCGGAGGTGCTCGGCGCCTCGTTCGATCTGGGTCACCTGGTCTGGGCGGGCATCGATCCGGTCGGGATGGTCGCGCGTCATCGTGACCGCGTGATCGACCTGCACATCAAGGACCACTCGGCGGCCCTTGTCGCAGAGAACCGGGCGAACCCGGGGCCGTACGAGCGCGTGGCTTCGCAGCCGTTCTTCCTCGAGCCCGGCAGCGGCGACATCGACATCGCCGGTGTGCTGGCGCAGCTCGGGGACGACTTCGACGGTTGGCTGGTCATCGAGGTCGACCAGCTGCACGGCGACCCGGATGCGAGTGCGCGGCGCAGTCGCGGGTGGGTCGAGCAGACGTTCGCCGCGTGA
- a CDS encoding sugar ABC transporter permease: MTSSTLTRGETRASRVPAGGARPSGRRGARPRQGLVAWIFLLPTLIVVGLFTVVPGLFALAFSFTDIGLRDIRDPLQVEVVGTENFTALLTNPDFLRSIGNTVLFVVIGVPLTIGIGLALAILLGSGIRRLRPVFRAAIYLPVIANIVAASVIWKYALTYEGPVNEALAAIGIAGPNWLGDPAWGVTSVILLTVWRNVGTAMVLFLAGLQAVPEEVYEAAAIDGAGPWRRIVHMTLPLLRPTTLLVTVLITVMYMNIFEEPYLLTGGGPLDSTRSISLWVYQQFGYGNIAASMAGSFVLILLVAAVSVVQFRMLRPKH; encoded by the coding sequence ATGACGAGCTCCACACTCACCCGCGGGGAGACGCGCGCGAGCCGTGTCCCCGCGGGGGGCGCCCGGCCGTCGGGCCGCCGCGGCGCGAGGCCGCGTCAAGGCCTCGTCGCCTGGATCTTCCTGCTGCCGACGCTCATCGTCGTCGGACTGTTCACGGTCGTCCCGGGGCTGTTCGCGCTGGCGTTCAGCTTCACCGACATCGGACTGCGCGACATCCGAGACCCCCTCCAGGTCGAGGTCGTCGGCACCGAGAACTTCACGGCGCTGCTCACCAACCCGGACTTCCTGCGTTCGATCGGCAACACCGTCCTCTTCGTCGTGATCGGCGTCCCGCTCACGATCGGCATCGGGCTCGCCCTCGCCATCCTGCTGGGCAGCGGCATCCGGCGCCTGCGTCCGGTCTTTCGGGCAGCCATCTATCTCCCGGTCATCGCGAACATCGTCGCCGCATCCGTGATCTGGAAGTACGCCCTCACCTATGAGGGGCCGGTCAACGAGGCGCTCGCCGCGATCGGCATCGCGGGGCCCAACTGGCTCGGGGATCCGGCGTGGGGGGTCACCTCGGTCATCCTGCTCACCGTCTGGCGCAACGTCGGAACGGCGATGGTGCTGTTCCTCGCGGGGCTGCAGGCTGTGCCGGAAGAGGTCTACGAGGCCGCAGCCATCGACGGCGCGGGCCCCTGGCGACGGATCGTGCACATGACGTTGCCGCTGCTGCGACCGACGACCCTGCTGGTGACGGTGCTCATCACCGTCATGTACATGAACATCTTCGAGGAGCCCTACCTCCTGACCGGCGGCGGCCCCTTGGACTCGACGAGATCGATCTCCCTCTGGGTCTATCAGCAGTTCGGCTACGGGAACATCGCCGCCTCCATGGCGGGCTCCTTCGTGCTGATCCTGCTGGTGGCCGCGGTGAGTGTCGTGCAGTTCCGGATGCTGAGGCCCAAACACTGA
- a CDS encoding carbohydrate ABC transporter permease has product MRTSRLGSALLYLLITVVCVAMLIPFVLVFFGAFKTQGEFTANPGAWLPESFGNLANFTTLFERGFGQYFLNGVIVSALVVAGNLVFSSLAGYTLAKLHFRGRGFVFALVLATMMVPIVAIFVPQFMVAVQLGLVDTLFGIALPMLVLPIAVFVVRQFAHSIPEDLMEAARLDGAGELRIFGQIFLPLLAPALATVSVLTFLASWNAFIWPLVMAQSQGTYTLPVGLAVAAQANRTTEFGVLLAGAVVVLLPVLILFLFLQKYFVQGIAATGLK; this is encoded by the coding sequence ATGCGTACCTCCCGACTGGGCAGCGCGCTGCTCTACCTGCTCATCACCGTCGTGTGCGTCGCGATGCTGATCCCGTTCGTCCTGGTGTTCTTCGGCGCGTTCAAGACGCAGGGGGAGTTCACCGCCAACCCCGGCGCGTGGCTCCCGGAATCCTTCGGCAACCTCGCCAACTTCACGACCCTCTTCGAGCGCGGCTTCGGCCAGTACTTCCTCAACGGCGTCATCGTCTCCGCGCTCGTCGTCGCCGGCAACCTCGTGTTCAGCTCGCTCGCCGGATACACGCTCGCGAAGCTGCACTTCCGCGGTCGCGGGTTCGTCTTCGCGCTGGTCCTGGCCACGATGATGGTCCCGATCGTCGCGATCTTCGTTCCGCAGTTCATGGTCGCCGTCCAGCTCGGGCTGGTCGACACGCTGTTCGGGATCGCGCTTCCCATGCTCGTCCTGCCGATCGCCGTGTTCGTGGTCCGACAGTTCGCCCATTCGATCCCGGAAGACCTCATGGAGGCGGCGCGGCTGGACGGAGCGGGTGAACTGCGCATCTTCGGGCAGATCTTCCTTCCGCTGCTGGCGCCGGCGCTCGCGACGGTGAGCGTGCTCACCTTCCTCGCTTCGTGGAACGCCTTCATCTGGCCTCTCGTCATGGCGCAGTCGCAGGGCACCTACACCCTGCCCGTCGGACTCGCCGTCGCCGCTCAGGCGAATCGGACCACCGAGTTCGGCGTGCTTCTGGCGGGAGCGGTCGTGGTACTGCTTCCCGTTCTGATCCTGTTCCTGTTCCTGCAGAAGTACTTCGTGCAGGGCATCGCCGCCACGGGTCTCAAATGA
- a CDS encoding extracellular solute-binding protein, which translates to MSALPSRPLRRTLLVSGVALTAIVLAGCGRASGGSEAAADTVVGDDAATGTIEFWAAGAEGEALPAFFEEFEKENPDVTVNVTAIPESEFATKVAAAVAAGNVPDATFLLSQSQASMLATDAFATVPDGLVDGDDFFDNMWDAAQYDGAAHAVPWYTYAQAFYYRKDLADAAGVEAPATWDDYPAFAKAMQAQGVKFPIGLSVEWNEYTAQQFNDFSIQAGGSLISDDHTEWTIDTAENLAALETFTNLILDGYASPDGPTFLDTVPWFTTGQIGAYVNGPWFPSWLDEANGDGWSSENLGVALNAAGPGGSTSAIGGGSLAVFEDAKNADAAWKLVRWMSQPENQVAWYERFGNLPAVEAAWDEPVIADDPFLAVIKEAIPMASAVPAVPGWLEVSAMLGSEMERAARGQATPAEVLADAQAKADAIGTGVE; encoded by the coding sequence ATGTCTGCACTGCCTTCACGTCCGCTCCGGCGCACGCTTCTCGTCTCAGGAGTCGCCCTGACCGCCATCGTCCTCGCCGGGTGCGGTCGGGCATCCGGCGGCTCCGAAGCGGCGGCCGATACCGTCGTCGGCGACGACGCCGCGACCGGCACCATCGAGTTCTGGGCGGCCGGCGCGGAGGGGGAGGCGCTTCCGGCCTTCTTCGAGGAGTTCGAGAAGGAGAACCCCGACGTCACCGTCAACGTGACCGCGATCCCCGAGTCGGAGTTCGCCACGAAGGTCGCAGCAGCCGTCGCGGCGGGCAACGTCCCCGATGCGACGTTCCTGCTGTCGCAGTCGCAGGCGAGCATGCTCGCCACCGACGCGTTCGCCACCGTCCCCGACGGCCTCGTCGACGGCGACGACTTCTTCGACAACATGTGGGACGCCGCCCAGTACGACGGCGCCGCCCACGCCGTGCCCTGGTACACCTATGCCCAGGCGTTCTACTACCGCAAGGACCTGGCCGATGCGGCCGGCGTCGAGGCTCCCGCGACGTGGGACGACTACCCGGCGTTCGCCAAGGCCATGCAGGCGCAGGGGGTGAAGTTCCCGATCGGCCTCTCGGTCGAGTGGAACGAGTACACCGCGCAGCAGTTCAACGACTTCAGCATCCAGGCAGGCGGCTCGCTCATCTCCGACGACCACACCGAGTGGACTATCGACACCGCGGAGAACCTCGCGGCGCTGGAGACCTTCACGAACCTGATCCTGGACGGGTACGCATCGCCGGACGGCCCGACCTTCCTCGACACCGTGCCGTGGTTCACGACGGGCCAGATCGGGGCCTACGTCAACGGACCGTGGTTCCCGTCGTGGCTCGACGAGGCCAACGGAGACGGCTGGTCGAGCGAGAACCTGGGCGTCGCGCTCAACGCCGCCGGCCCCGGCGGCAGCACCTCGGCGATCGGGGGCGGAAGCCTCGCCGTCTTCGAGGATGCCAAGAACGCGGATGCGGCGTGGAAGCTGGTGCGCTGGATGTCGCAGCCCGAGAACCAGGTCGCGTGGTACGAGCGCTTCGGGAACCTGCCGGCCGTCGAGGCGGCATGGGACGAGCCGGTCATCGCCGACGACCCGTTCCTGGCGGTCATCAAGGAGGCCATCCCGATGGCGAGCGCGGTGCCCGCAGTACCCGGCTGGCTCGAGGTCTCCGCGATGCTGGGCTCCGAGATGGAGCGCGCCGCACGGGGGCAGGCCACGCCCGCCGAAGTGCTCGCCGACGCACAGGCCAAGGCCGACGCGATCGGCACCGGCGTCGAGTGA
- a CDS encoding Gfo/Idh/MocA family oxidoreductase: MNALRVAIIGTGMIAEVHARAVRTVGGRLTGVLGSRAERGAQAAGRWGGRGYLDLAELLADTPDVVHVCTPNATHAPYVRALLAAGVAVVCEKPLGLDGAEAHELADLARHAGVVATVPFVYRYHPLVREIRSRVTTGGLGRVLLMHGTYLQDWMLDARTANWRVDPALGGGSRAFADIGSHWCDLVEFVSGERFSAASAQFALAHPERPVGSDHAFGGVATAERPSAPVETEDAAIVALRTRSGIPASVVVSQVSAGRKNRLWFEIDGTSASAVFDQETPETVWFGTTNGASILRRAEAEPSPEQARLNAFPAGHAQGWGDAFAAFVADTYAAVRGGDPDGLPTFDDGARAADIVDAVRASVRSASWEAVATS; this comes from the coding sequence GTGAACGCACTGCGCGTCGCGATCATCGGGACCGGGATGATCGCGGAGGTCCATGCGCGCGCCGTCCGCACGGTCGGGGGTCGGCTGACGGGTGTTCTGGGCTCCCGCGCGGAGCGGGGCGCGCAAGCAGCCGGGCGCTGGGGCGGTCGGGGCTATCTCGATCTCGCGGAGCTGCTGGCCGATACCCCGGACGTCGTGCACGTGTGCACTCCCAACGCAACCCATGCGCCCTACGTGCGGGCGCTTCTGGCGGCCGGCGTCGCGGTGGTGTGCGAGAAGCCGTTGGGGCTCGATGGGGCCGAGGCTCACGAGTTGGCGGACCTCGCCCGGCATGCGGGGGTCGTCGCGACAGTCCCCTTCGTCTATCGCTACCACCCGCTCGTGCGCGAGATCCGTTCTCGAGTGACGACGGGGGGATTGGGAAGGGTTCTGCTCATGCACGGCACGTATCTGCAGGACTGGATGCTGGATGCGCGCACCGCGAACTGGCGGGTCGATCCCGCGCTCGGCGGCGGCTCGCGCGCCTTCGCGGACATCGGCTCGCACTGGTGCGATCTGGTCGAGTTCGTCAGCGGGGAGCGCTTCAGCGCCGCATCCGCGCAGTTCGCGCTCGCGCACCCGGAGCGTCCTGTCGGCAGTGATCACGCGTTCGGCGGCGTCGCGACGGCCGAACGGCCCAGCGCCCCGGTCGAGACCGAGGATGCGGCGATCGTCGCGTTGCGCACGCGGTCGGGCATTCCTGCCAGCGTCGTGGTGTCGCAGGTGTCCGCGGGGCGCAAGAACCGGCTGTGGTTCGAGATCGACGGCACATCTGCGAGTGCCGTCTTCGACCAGGAGACGCCTGAGACGGTGTGGTTCGGCACGACGAACGGGGCGAGCATCCTGCGGCGCGCGGAGGCGGAGCCCTCGCCGGAGCAGGCCCGACTGAACGCGTTCCCTGCCGGACACGCGCAGGGGTGGGGCGATGCGTTCGCGGCGTTCGTGGCGGACACCTATGCGGCCGTGCGCGGTGGCGACCCCGACGGCCTTCCCACCTTCGACGACGGCGCGCGCGCCGCCGACATCGTCGACGCCGTCCGCGCCTCGGTGCGCTCCGCCTCGTGGGAGGCCGTCGCCACATCCTGA